In Triticum aestivum cultivar Chinese Spring chromosome 5B, IWGSC CS RefSeq v2.1, whole genome shotgun sequence, the following proteins share a genomic window:
- the LOC123114182 gene encoding ferredoxin, root R-B1, whose amino-acid sequence MSTSTFATSARALQHIISTAGASRRAATSPRRPSSLGFAGRGGALLQVPSVLIRSSRCKLDVSAAAVYMLKLVTPGGREYELEAPDDAYILDTAESAGVELPCACRAGACYKCAGKVEAGTVHRADGSLLHGRLQEEGYVLICVSCPRSDCVIHTHKEDDLW is encoded by the coding sequence ATGTCAACCAGCACGTTTGCAACCTCGGCCCGCGCGCTCCAGCACATCATTTCAACAGCCGGTGCCTCCCGCAGAGCGGCCACGAGCCCTCGCCGTCCGTCGTCTCTAGGCTTCGCCGGCCGAGGAGGCGCGCTGCTGCAGGTTCCGAGCGTCCTTATTAGGTCCTCCCGCTGCAAGCTGGACGTCTCCGCGGCGGCCGTCTACATGTTGAAGCTGGTGACCCCGGGAGGGCGGGAGTACGAGCTCGAGGCGCCGGACGACGCCTACATCCTCGACACGGCCGAGAGCGCCGGCGTGGAGCTGCCGTGCGCGTGCCGCGCCGGGGCGTGCTACAAATGCGCCGGCAAGGTTGAGGCCGGCACGGTCCACCGGGCGGACGGCTCGCTCCTCCACGGCAGGCTGCAGGAGGAAGGCTACGTGCTCATCTGCGTGTCGTGCCCCAGGTCCGACTGCGTCATACATACCCACAAGGAGGACGACCTTTGGTGA